Proteins from a genomic interval of Corynebacterium deserti GIMN1.010:
- a CDS encoding transglycosylase domain-containing protein: MTNTNNSPAKKSGGKRRLKKDSNGHTKRNVILSVIAAVILIPALVFMGAYIVVDVPEPEELVAPQVSQIYAADGETELARIVPPEGNRQMVAIDQVPDTVSNAVLAAEDREFYTNPGFSITGYARAALGVITGNPSAGGGSTITQQYVKKAVVGDERSLIRKAKELVYSAKMANEWSKDEVLEAYLNTVYFGRNAYGVQAAANAFFGKPVEELNASEGAVLAASIQRPSELDPWTNPSEAESRWSYVMDGMVDIGAITPEERAAATYPETTDPANNRAYTEATGTNGLIKNQVMAELSELGITEEDVQNRGLQVTTTIDANAQEGAVEAVNAQMEALTDNNRAAVVSIDPSNGAVRAYYGGEDATGWDYANAPIQTGSTFKIFGLAAALQQGIPLSQQYSSAPVTTGNVTIGNVNNSGCGTCSIKQALLHSYNTSFIRLQQDLEHGSQDTADMAHALGIAESLPSIPATLTENGETPYEGIILGQYESRPLDMASAMATIANVGVWHRPHFVSKVETLSGEVLYEFEDGEGERRVSEKVALNLLDAMGPIAAYSNGNALADGQVSASKTGTTQLGDTGANKDAWMLGASPQLATAVWVGTADNSPLYNTWGGNMYGSNSPASIWKATMDNALVNEPLETWDSAPALGYGNPPVPEYVWTPSPSTGGGGNTYEEAPVEEAPAEDPNIPAEQPAAPTEDTGAGGEDVEILPGVTIPGDLLGIG, from the coding sequence TTGACGAATACCAATAATTCTCCCGCGAAAAAGAGCGGTGGCAAGAGGCGCCTGAAAAAGGACTCCAACGGCCACACCAAGCGCAATGTCATTCTCAGTGTCATTGCTGCGGTGATCTTGATCCCCGCATTGGTCTTTATGGGTGCCTACATTGTGGTGGATGTTCCTGAACCTGAAGAGCTCGTTGCTCCTCAGGTGTCACAAATCTACGCTGCAGACGGTGAAACTGAGCTGGCACGCATCGTGCCACCAGAAGGAAACCGTCAGATGGTGGCCATTGATCAGGTCCCAGACACAGTCAGCAACGCTGTGCTGGCCGCGGAAGACCGCGAGTTCTACACCAACCCCGGATTCTCTATCACGGGTTACGCGCGCGCAGCGCTCGGTGTGATTACCGGTAACCCATCTGCTGGTGGTGGTTCCACCATTACTCAGCAGTATGTGAAGAAAGCCGTGGTTGGTGATGAGCGCTCACTGATCCGAAAAGCCAAAGAACTGGTGTACTCCGCAAAGATGGCCAATGAGTGGTCTAAGGACGAAGTCCTCGAGGCCTACCTCAACACCGTCTACTTCGGTCGAAACGCCTACGGCGTCCAGGCTGCGGCAAATGCATTCTTTGGAAAACCCGTCGAGGAACTCAACGCATCCGAAGGCGCTGTCCTTGCAGCAAGCATCCAGCGACCCAGCGAGCTGGATCCATGGACCAACCCATCTGAGGCGGAATCCAGGTGGAGCTACGTCATGGACGGCATGGTAGACATCGGTGCGATCACTCCTGAGGAACGTGCCGCTGCAACCTACCCAGAAACCACAGATCCCGCGAACAACCGTGCCTACACCGAAGCAACAGGCACCAACGGTTTGATCAAGAACCAGGTCATGGCAGAGCTGTCAGAACTCGGTATCACTGAGGAAGATGTGCAAAACCGTGGCCTGCAGGTGACCACCACTATTGATGCCAACGCACAAGAAGGTGCTGTGGAAGCGGTTAACGCTCAGATGGAAGCACTAACTGACAACAACCGCGCAGCGGTCGTGTCCATCGACCCAAGTAACGGTGCTGTACGCGCCTATTACGGTGGCGAGGACGCCACTGGTTGGGATTATGCGAACGCACCAATCCAAACCGGTTCTACCTTCAAGATCTTCGGCCTCGCAGCTGCGTTGCAGCAAGGCATTCCATTGTCACAGCAGTACAGCTCTGCTCCAGTGACTACCGGCAATGTCACCATCGGAAACGTCAACAACTCCGGTTGTGGTACCTGTTCCATCAAGCAGGCACTGCTGCACTCCTACAACACCAGCTTCATTCGTCTGCAGCAGGATCTTGAGCACGGTTCCCAAGACACCGCCGACATGGCGCACGCACTGGGCATTGCCGAGTCTCTGCCAAGCATTCCTGCTACCTTGACTGAGAACGGTGAAACCCCTTACGAGGGTATTATCTTGGGCCAGTACGAGTCCCGTCCACTGGACATGGCTTCCGCAATGGCAACCATCGCCAACGTTGGTGTCTGGCACCGTCCGCACTTTGTCTCCAAGGTGGAAACCTTGAGCGGTGAGGTGCTCTACGAATTTGAAGATGGCGAAGGCGAACGTCGCGTCTCTGAGAAGGTCGCACTGAACCTGCTCGATGCGATGGGACCAATTGCTGCATACTCCAACGGCAACGCATTGGCCGACGGCCAGGTATCCGCATCCAAGACTGGTACGACTCAGCTGGGTGACACCGGAGCCAACAAAGATGCATGGATGCTTGGTGCTTCCCCACAGCTGGCAACTGCTGTGTGGGTCGGTACCGCCGACAACTCCCCGTTGTACAACACATGGGGTGGAAACATGTACGGCTCCAACTCCCCTGCTTCCATCTGGAAAGCCACGATGGACAACGCTTTGGTCAATGAGCCTCTAGAGACGTGGGATTCTGCGCCAGCACTTGGCTATGGAAACCCACCAGTTCCTGAGTACGTGTGGACTCCAAGTCCAAGCACGGGTGGCGGCGGCAACACCTACGAGGAAGCGCCAGTTGAAGAAGCCCCAGCGGAAGATCCCAACATTCCCGCTGAGCAACCTGCCGCTCCAACAGAGGACACGGGAGCCGGTGGCGAAGACGTAGAAATCCTTCCGGGGGTTACTATCCCAGGAGATCTCCTGGGAATCGGCTAA
- a CDS encoding DUF5318 family protein, protein MVVQYRNEISHQLARRRTLRQFHAGLVRKETICDAEFILVTASKYHGEQAAYPCPVCGSDELRVVLWVYGDEIGKAAGSARSEEEIEQLVKDGHQATVHTVEVCSHCKWNHLLKAQTATAS, encoded by the coding sequence ATGGTGGTGCAATATCGAAATGAGATCAGTCACCAGCTAGCTCGGAGGCGGACGCTTCGTCAGTTTCACGCGGGGTTGGTGCGCAAAGAAACAATCTGTGATGCAGAGTTTATTTTGGTCACGGCAAGTAAATATCACGGAGAACAAGCAGCCTATCCCTGCCCCGTTTGTGGCAGCGACGAATTACGCGTGGTGTTGTGGGTTTATGGCGACGAGATTGGCAAGGCTGCGGGATCGGCTCGCAGTGAAGAAGAAATTGAACAATTAGTTAAAGACGGCCACCAAGCCACAGTCCATACTGTGGAAGTGTGCTCACACTGCAAGTGGAATCATCTTCTGAAGGCGCAGACAGCGACGGCCAGCTGA
- a CDS encoding MarR family winged helix-turn-helix transcriptional regulator, with product MLGDMTELNAQELAVRVRPALTKLYVLYFRRSTNSDLSGPQLTILSRLEENGPSRISRIAELEDIRMPTASNALHQLEQLGLVERIRDTKDRRGVQVQLTDHGRKELERVNNERNAEMARMLENLTPEQLARTEELVDIITELADVYGDWKETESGS from the coding sequence ATGCTTGGCGATATGACTGAACTAAACGCTCAAGAGCTTGCTGTTCGCGTGCGACCCGCGCTGACAAAGCTCTACGTGCTCTACTTTCGCCGTTCCACCAATTCTGACCTCTCCGGTCCGCAGCTCACCATTTTGAGCCGCCTCGAAGAAAACGGCCCATCGCGCATCAGCCGCATCGCTGAGCTGGAAGATATTCGTATGCCTACCGCCTCCAACGCGCTGCACCAGCTAGAGCAGCTCGGACTGGTTGAGCGTATCCGCGATACTAAGGACCGTCGTGGCGTGCAGGTTCAGCTCACCGATCATGGCCGTAAAGAGCTTGAGCGTGTGAACAATGAGCGCAATGCAGAAATGGCGCGCATGCTGGAAAACCTCACTCCAGAGCAGCTTGCTCGCACGGAAGAGCTAGTGGATATCATTACGGAGCTTGCAGACGTGTACGGTGATTGGAAAGAGACCGAATCCGGTTCCTAA
- a CDS encoding single-stranded DNA-binding protein yields the protein MAIGDTNITVVGNVVADPELRFTPSGAAVANFRIASTPRSFNRQTNQWEDGEALFLTVNVWRQAAENVAESLSKGMRVIVTGRLKQRSYETREGEKRSVFEVEADDVGPSLSFAKADVHRIPRGGNQGGNFGSNFGGNQGGSNQGGFGGNQGGNQGGFGGQNAGGFGGNSGGNQGGNAGGNQGGNQNNNFNQGGFGGGNQQGAPDNDPWNSAPPAGGTGGFGGADDEPPF from the coding sequence ATGGCAATCGGAGATACCAATATCACCGTTGTTGGCAACGTCGTTGCTGACCCGGAGCTGCGTTTTACCCCATCGGGTGCCGCAGTAGCTAACTTCCGCATTGCTTCGACTCCCCGCTCGTTCAATCGCCAAACCAACCAGTGGGAAGACGGCGAAGCCCTCTTCCTCACCGTAAACGTTTGGCGTCAGGCAGCCGAAAACGTTGCAGAATCCCTGTCCAAGGGTATGCGCGTTATCGTCACTGGTCGTCTCAAGCAGCGCTCCTACGAAACCCGCGAGGGCGAGAAGCGCAGCGTATTTGAAGTTGAAGCTGATGACGTTGGACCATCCTTGTCCTTTGCAAAGGCGGATGTCCATCGCATTCCCCGTGGTGGAAACCAGGGCGGAAACTTTGGCAGCAATTTCGGTGGCAACCAGGGCGGATCAAACCAGGGTGGCTTTGGTGGAAACCAGGGCGGCAACCAGGGTGGATTCGGTGGCCAGAATGCTGGTGGCTTTGGTGGAAACTCCGGTGGAAATCAAGGCGGCAACGCTGGTGGAAACCAGGGTGGCAACCAGAACAACAACTTCAACCAAGGTGGATTCGGTGGAGGCAACCAACAGGGCGCCCCAGACAACGATCCTTGGAACTCTGCACCACCAGCCGGAGGAACCGGCGGATTCGGTGGAGCAGACGATGAGCCTCCGTTCTAG
- a CDS encoding antibiotic biosynthesis monooxygenase family protein has translation MSIVKINAISVPEGAGEELEKRFAARQHAVDSAPGFEGFQLLRPVAGEDRYFVITQWADEDSYNAWRDAEKAKAGHGAHGSDNKPVASGASLLEFEVVLGSTGA, from the coding sequence ATGAGTATCGTAAAAATCAACGCAATCTCCGTTCCTGAGGGTGCTGGAGAGGAGCTAGAAAAGCGCTTCGCAGCACGCCAACACGCCGTCGATTCTGCCCCTGGTTTTGAAGGCTTCCAGCTGCTTCGCCCGGTCGCTGGCGAAGACCGCTACTTTGTTATCACCCAGTGGGCTGATGAAGACAGCTACAACGCCTGGCGCGATGCCGAAAAGGCCAAGGCTGGACACGGTGCGCACGGCTCCGATAATAAGCCAGTAGCATCGGGTGCTTCCCTGCTAGAATTTGAAGTTGTTCTGGGTTCCACGGGAGCTTAG
- the rplI gene encoding 50S ribosomal protein L9 produces MKLILTAAVENLGVAGDIVEVKDGYGRNLLLPRGLAIVATPGAEKQIEGIKRAQEARAIRDLDHAREVKAQLEALEGVSIAVRTSESGKLFGSVKTDDIVDAVKAAGGPNLDKRAIVLPKNLVKTTGKYQVEAKLTDGIVSRVKFEVVAA; encoded by the coding sequence ATGAAGCTGATCCTCACCGCCGCCGTTGAGAACCTTGGTGTCGCTGGCGACATCGTAGAGGTTAAGGACGGCTACGGACGTAACCTGCTACTTCCCCGTGGACTGGCAATCGTAGCCACCCCGGGTGCTGAGAAGCAGATCGAGGGCATCAAGCGTGCCCAGGAGGCTCGCGCAATTCGCGACCTCGACCACGCTCGCGAAGTAAAGGCTCAGCTGGAAGCACTTGAGGGTGTCTCCATCGCAGTCCGCACCTCTGAGAGCGGCAAACTGTTCGGCTCCGTTAAGACTGACGACATCGTCGACGCAGTCAAGGCAGCCGGCGGCCCGAACCTGGATAAGCGTGCCATTGTTCTCCCGAAGAACCTGGTTAAGACCACCGGTAAGTACCAGGTAGAAGCAAAGCTCACCGACGGAATTGTTTCCCGCGTGAAGTTTGAGGTCGTCGCAGCGTAA
- a CDS encoding universal stress protein — MKQSLRVLISCRPEETSGSKRSEQNESVFEFAAWLARTSDITVRGITTFIRPWPSSSISKLGGKYHKWFKNLDSLYRNQFTKGLKDAGVDKSQWDDNVSAFADGPSESTLLTHAAEEFGADLILLGSDAAAPKGRFLASSTADALLHSSPVPLGLVPRGVKLSKKGVTRVNYAFTNESDDFDQGLQYAAELAANWNVPLRILSFSPAGITDQVASKSLDISTELSSEWRELTLAMLDRARDGVLRGNPELSVSSEIGSGWGWSGAIDALKWKKGDLLCLGSHPTDALSRVFVGSETMEIIRNSPVPTIIYPGR; from the coding sequence ATGAAACAATCCCTTCGTGTATTAATATCCTGCCGGCCCGAAGAGACATCGGGCAGCAAACGTAGTGAACAAAATGAGTCCGTTTTTGAGTTCGCTGCGTGGTTAGCGCGCACCTCGGATATTACCGTGAGAGGAATTACCACTTTCATCCGTCCGTGGCCGTCGTCGTCTATAAGCAAGTTGGGCGGGAAGTACCACAAGTGGTTTAAGAATTTGGATTCGTTGTATCGAAACCAATTCACCAAAGGACTCAAAGACGCCGGCGTGGATAAGTCCCAATGGGATGACAACGTTTCTGCGTTTGCGGATGGTCCCTCTGAATCAACGCTGCTCACCCATGCAGCGGAAGAGTTCGGAGCTGACCTCATTTTGCTTGGCTCGGATGCAGCTGCACCTAAAGGTCGCTTCCTAGCCAGCTCTACGGCTGATGCCCTTCTTCACTCGTCTCCAGTTCCTTTGGGGCTCGTTCCTCGTGGAGTGAAGCTGTCAAAGAAGGGTGTCACCCGGGTCAATTACGCATTCACTAATGAAAGCGATGATTTTGATCAGGGCCTGCAATACGCAGCTGAACTCGCCGCAAATTGGAATGTTCCGCTGCGTATCCTTTCGTTTTCCCCTGCGGGAATCACCGACCAGGTGGCGTCGAAAAGCTTAGACATTTCCACGGAGCTCTCGTCTGAATGGCGCGAGCTGACCTTGGCCATGCTCGATCGAGCGCGCGACGGCGTGCTTCGCGGCAATCCGGAGCTTTCTGTGAGCAGCGAGATCGGATCCGGTTGGGGCTGGAGTGGCGCAATTGATGCGCTGAAGTGGAAGAAAGGTGATCTCCTCTGCCTGGGTTCTCATCCCACTGATGCACTGTCGCGCGTGTTTGTTGGTTCTGAAACGATGGAGATCATTCGTAATTCTCCGGTGCCAACGATCATCTACCCCGGAAGGTAA
- a CDS encoding glycosyltransferase family 87 protein — protein MSQQVKNRVSPGDSEPVARDFINAIGGRLGRFAQVGTQRFWTPLRVLITTSLVFLSFGFLTKANCIQGTRGADGAISLNWSGNRQYTSACYNDIVPLYGGRGLDSPGFPYAFSWVEGDLTRYMEYPVLGGIFQWFCAVVTRFLYPVVEAIPGHTLPESGLYFIITALVMSFFWVLVIRMMVELTGNRVWDTVLVAASPLVAVHAFTNWDIPAIAAVVAAMVAVKRGNPLWAGVLIGLGTAFKLWPLYLLGAYLVLAARNKTWRPFISMTVAAAITWLVANVPVMIAHSHAWNEFLRLNRERGAEWTTIYQVLDRNLVWDLNNPTVLNVVSFVLFAGSCVAILILGLKVERQPRVAELAFLIVAAFLLFNKVWSPQYSLWLVPLAVLAVPQWKVLFPWMVVDAMVWPILMWHMLGEENMGLPHEMLDLIVISRDGFIAAMMVLVIRQMMGRRVDLVDDAHAGRDRLAGPFGAGSRRQAPSQAV, from the coding sequence ATGAGCCAACAGGTGAAAAACCGCGTATCGCCCGGTGATAGTGAACCGGTAGCACGGGACTTCATCAATGCTATTGGTGGTCGGCTTGGTCGTTTCGCGCAAGTGGGAACCCAGAGATTCTGGACTCCGCTGCGGGTATTGATCACCACGTCCTTGGTGTTTTTGAGCTTTGGGTTTTTAACCAAAGCCAATTGTATTCAGGGCACCCGGGGTGCAGATGGTGCGATCTCTCTGAACTGGTCAGGAAACCGCCAGTACACCTCGGCCTGCTACAACGACATCGTCCCCTTATATGGCGGACGAGGCCTGGATTCACCAGGTTTCCCCTATGCATTTTCCTGGGTGGAGGGGGATCTCACCCGGTATATGGAATACCCCGTCCTGGGTGGAATCTTCCAATGGTTCTGTGCCGTGGTGACACGGTTTTTGTATCCCGTTGTTGAGGCGATTCCAGGCCATACACTGCCGGAGTCGGGGTTGTACTTCATCATCACTGCTCTCGTGATGAGCTTCTTCTGGGTGTTGGTCATCCGCATGATGGTGGAGCTCACGGGCAATCGTGTGTGGGACACTGTGCTTGTCGCGGCTTCTCCCCTCGTGGCGGTTCATGCGTTTACCAACTGGGATATTCCAGCGATTGCCGCTGTCGTCGCGGCGATGGTGGCGGTCAAACGTGGAAACCCGCTGTGGGCGGGCGTTCTCATCGGATTGGGTACCGCATTTAAGCTATGGCCGTTGTACCTTTTGGGGGCGTACCTAGTGCTTGCTGCAAGGAATAAGACGTGGCGGCCGTTTATCTCCATGACTGTGGCCGCCGCCATTACCTGGCTGGTGGCGAACGTCCCGGTGATGATCGCACACTCACACGCCTGGAATGAGTTCCTCCGACTTAATCGTGAACGTGGAGCTGAGTGGACCACGATTTACCAGGTGCTAGATCGAAACCTGGTGTGGGACTTGAACAACCCGACGGTGCTCAACGTTGTCAGCTTCGTGCTGTTTGCAGGATCGTGCGTGGCCATCTTGATTCTTGGACTCAAGGTGGAACGACAGCCGAGGGTGGCGGAGCTGGCGTTTTTGATCGTGGCGGCGTTCTTGCTGTTTAACAAAGTGTGGAGCCCCCAGTATTCGCTGTGGCTGGTTCCTTTGGCGGTGTTGGCTGTTCCGCAGTGGAAAGTGCTCTTCCCGTGGATGGTTGTGGACGCGATGGTGTGGCCAATTTTGATGTGGCACATGCTCGGTGAGGAAAATATGGGACTCCCCCATGAGATGTTGGATCTCATTGTGATTTCGCGAGACGGGTTCATTGCGGCCATGATGGTGTTAGTGATCCGTCAAATGATGGGCCGGCGTGTGGATCTGGTGGACGACGCGCACGCCGGGCGCGACCGGCTGGCCGGTCCGTTTGGTGCAGGGTCGCGTCGACAAGCGCCGTCACAAGCAGTTTGA
- the trhO gene encoding oxygen-dependent tRNA uridine(34) hydroxylase TrhO: protein MAIGKILLYYAFTPLSDPKAVQLWQRDLCESLNLKGRILISKHGINGTVGGDMDACKAYIKKTREYPGFNRMQFKWSEGGAEDFPKLSVKVRDEIVAFGAPDEVKVDDNGIVGGGVHLKPQQVNELVEERGDEVVFFDGRNAMEAQIGKFKNAVVPDVDTTHDFIAEIESGKYDDLKDKPVVTYCTGGIRCEILSSLMINRGFKEVYQIDGGIVRYGEQFGNQGLWEGSLYVFDKRMHMEFGDDYKRLGHCIHCGTPTNKFEHCVNEDECRELVLMCPDCYANVETRHCKREDCAQIAADFAAQGIDPLVNS from the coding sequence GTGGCTATCGGAAAAATTCTCCTCTATTACGCATTCACCCCACTCTCAGATCCCAAGGCAGTTCAACTGTGGCAGCGGGATCTGTGTGAATCGCTGAATTTGAAAGGCCGAATCCTCATTTCCAAGCACGGCATCAACGGCACCGTCGGTGGCGATATGGATGCGTGCAAGGCATACATCAAGAAGACCCGCGAATACCCCGGCTTCAACCGCATGCAGTTTAAGTGGTCCGAAGGTGGCGCAGAGGACTTCCCTAAACTCAGCGTCAAAGTTCGCGACGAGATCGTGGCGTTCGGCGCACCCGATGAAGTCAAGGTTGATGACAACGGCATCGTCGGCGGTGGCGTGCACCTCAAGCCACAGCAGGTCAACGAGCTGGTAGAAGAACGCGGCGACGAGGTTGTCTTCTTCGACGGCCGCAACGCAATGGAGGCACAGATCGGCAAGTTCAAGAATGCCGTCGTACCTGACGTTGACACCACCCACGATTTCATCGCAGAAATCGAATCCGGCAAGTACGACGACCTCAAAGACAAACCAGTGGTCACCTACTGCACCGGTGGCATTCGCTGCGAGATTTTGAGCTCCCTCATGATCAACCGCGGCTTCAAAGAGGTCTACCAAATCGACGGCGGAATCGTCCGCTATGGCGAGCAATTTGGCAACCAAGGCCTGTGGGAAGGCTCCCTCTACGTCTTTGACAAGCGCATGCACATGGAATTCGGCGACGATTACAAGCGCCTTGGCCACTGCATTCACTGTGGCACCCCTACCAACAAGTTTGAGCACTGCGTCAACGAAGACGAATGCCGCGAACTCGTTCTCATGTGCCCCGATTGCTACGCCAATGTGGAAACTCGCCACTGCAAGCGTGAAGACTGCGCCCAGATCGCGGCAGACTTCGCTGCACAGGGAATAGATCCCCTGGTGAACTCCTAA
- a CDS encoding GntR family transcriptional regulator, which yields MNRLTLRDQVHQTLLNSITDGTLRPGSVLLETELAESFGVSRGTVREALRSLQQAGLVDSDTRGRSAVHEPNVQEIQELFRVRAALEGLAIREIIELPNRQEIVAELREKLPPTQKGEFTTILNKDLAFHEQICRASGNTILLNSWKNLEAQMRIGLFAAAREESLEIMDGTRHIPVLDAIENGDPAAAEEIIRAHMEEAAQQWASSMS from the coding sequence ATGAACCGACTCACACTTCGTGATCAAGTGCATCAAACTCTGTTGAACTCGATCACCGACGGTACCTTGCGCCCAGGATCAGTGCTTCTTGAAACTGAACTGGCCGAGTCCTTTGGCGTGAGCAGGGGAACAGTGCGTGAAGCACTGCGGTCATTGCAGCAAGCAGGGCTTGTAGACAGCGATACTCGGGGACGCAGTGCCGTCCACGAGCCCAATGTCCAAGAAATTCAGGAACTTTTCCGCGTTCGCGCGGCACTCGAGGGTTTGGCAATCCGCGAGATCATCGAACTGCCAAATCGCCAAGAGATCGTCGCCGAATTGCGTGAGAAACTTCCCCCAACGCAAAAAGGGGAGTTCACCACCATTTTGAACAAAGACTTAGCGTTCCACGAGCAGATTTGTCGTGCGTCTGGCAACACGATCTTACTCAATTCGTGGAAGAACCTCGAAGCTCAAATGCGTATCGGCCTCTTTGCCGCAGCCAGGGAGGAATCCTTGGAGATCATGGATGGTACTCGCCATATCCCGGTTCTGGATGCAATTGAAAATGGCGATCCAGCTGCAGCGGAAGAGATCATACGCGCGCATATGGAGGAAGCCGCACAACAGTGGGCTTCCTCCATGAGCTAA
- the rpsF gene encoding 30S ribosomal protein S6: MRQYELMIILDPSQDERTVAPSLDKFLEVVRKDKGDVVKVDVWGKRRLAYPINKKEEGVYAVVDLKCESATVLELDRVLNLNDGVLRTKVLRLDK, translated from the coding sequence GTGCGTCAATACGAACTTATGATCATTCTCGATCCTTCTCAGGATGAGCGCACTGTTGCCCCGTCCCTGGATAAATTCCTCGAGGTTGTCCGCAAGGACAAGGGTGACGTAGTGAAGGTTGATGTTTGGGGCAAGCGCCGTCTTGCATACCCAATCAACAAGAAGGAAGAGGGCGTTTACGCCGTCGTCGATCTCAAGTGCGAGTCCGCAACCGTGCTCGAACTCGATCGTGTTCTGAACCTGAACGATGGTGTCCTGCGCACCAAGGTTCTGCGACTCGACAAGTAA
- a CDS encoding inositol-3-phosphate synthase — translation MSASIIRVAIAGVGNCATSLIQGVEYYRDTDPAESVPGLMHVKFGDYHVGDIEFVAAFDVDAEKVGVDLADATEASQNCTIKIADVPPTGVTVLRGPTLDGLGDYYRASVEESSAEPVDVTKALIDAQADVLVSYLPVGSEEADKFYAQAAIDAGCAFVNALPVFIASDPEWAQKFTDAGVPIVGDDIKSQVGATITHRVLARLFEERGVRVDRTMQLNVGGNMDFKNMLERNRLESKKISKTQAVTSNIPDGPLAGKIEDRNVHIGPSDHVQWLDDRKWAYVRLEGTAFGGVPLNLEYKLEVWDSPNSAGIIIDAVRAAKIALDRGIGGPIMPASSYLMKSPPEQLSDDVARERLEAFIIEG, via the coding sequence ATGAGCGCGTCCATCATCAGGGTTGCTATTGCGGGAGTGGGAAACTGTGCAACTTCCCTGATCCAAGGTGTGGAATATTACCGAGACACTGATCCTGCGGAGAGCGTCCCAGGCCTGATGCACGTGAAGTTCGGCGATTACCATGTTGGCGATATTGAATTTGTTGCGGCCTTTGATGTCGACGCTGAAAAAGTAGGCGTTGACCTTGCCGATGCCACTGAAGCGTCGCAGAATTGCACCATCAAAATCGCTGATGTGCCACCCACCGGCGTCACCGTCTTGCGCGGCCCAACCCTGGACGGGCTGGGCGATTACTACCGGGCGTCCGTTGAGGAGTCCAGCGCCGAGCCAGTCGACGTCACCAAAGCGCTTATCGACGCCCAAGCCGACGTTTTGGTCTCCTACCTGCCCGTAGGCTCCGAAGAGGCGGACAAGTTCTACGCCCAAGCTGCTATCGACGCCGGCTGCGCCTTCGTCAACGCCCTTCCCGTCTTCATCGCATCTGACCCTGAGTGGGCACAGAAGTTCACCGATGCTGGCGTGCCTATCGTCGGTGATGACATCAAGTCCCAGGTCGGCGCAACTATCACCCACCGCGTGCTGGCTCGTCTTTTTGAAGAGCGTGGCGTCCGCGTTGATCGCACGATGCAGCTCAACGTGGGTGGCAACATGGATTTTAAGAACATGCTGGAACGCAACCGACTGGAATCCAAGAAGATCTCCAAGACTCAGGCCGTGACCTCGAACATTCCCGATGGTCCGCTGGCTGGCAAAATCGAAGACCGCAACGTCCACATCGGCCCGTCCGATCACGTGCAGTGGCTCGATGACCGCAAATGGGCGTATGTCCGTCTCGAGGGCACAGCCTTCGGCGGTGTGCCGTTGAACCTGGAATACAAGCTGGAAGTGTGGGATTCCCCGAACTCAGCGGGCATTATTATCGACGCCGTCCGCGCCGCAAAAATCGCCCTTGACCGCGGAATTGGCGGCCCCATTATGCCAGCGAGCTCTTATTTGATGAAGTCCCCACCAGAGCAGCTTTCAGACGATGTTGCTCGTGAACGCCTAGAAGCATTCATTATCGAGGGATAA